The Plantactinospora sp. KBS50 sequence CGCCATCTGGGTGATGCTCAGCTCGTTGCCGTACGGGTCGACCGCGCCCCGGTGGTCGCGGATCGCGTCGATCCCGGCGGCGCCCAGGGCCACGTCGGTCAGCCCGGTGCGCCACGGCCGGCCCATCGTGTCGGAAATGATCACGGCGACGTCGACGCCGTGCCGCTCCCGCAGCGCCGCCCGCAGCGACCGGGCCGACGCGTCCGGGTCCTTGGGCAGCAGCACCAACCGCGCCTTGTCCACGTTGGAGGCATCGATCCCGGCCGAGGCCATCACGAAGCCGTGGTGCGTCTGCACGATCCGGATGGCGCCGCGCCGGGCGACCACCCGGGCGGTCTCGGCCGCGAGGACCTCCTCGCGCGCCGCGGACCGGTCCGGCTCGGCCACCGGCACGTCGACCAGCCGGCCCTCGGACTTGGAAACGATCTTGCTGGTCACCACGAGGACGTCGCCGTCGCGCAACCAGGGAGCCGCACGCGCGATCATCGCGGCCAGGTCGTCGCCCTCGCGGACCTCGCCGAGGCCGAGGACCGGCAGAATCTCCAGCTTCACAACAGCTCCAACGCGGCACGCACCATGGCGGCCGTGGCCGCCTCGTCGGTCATCCACAGCGGCGCCGCGCCGACCCGCACCCCCGGCACCGGCGCCGGGTCGTCCACCGGGTCCACCAGCCAACCGTCCAGGACGCCGCCGTCGCCGCGCGGGCCGTACATGCCGCCGACCGCCGCCGCGGTGCAGGGTACGTCCAGCGCGGCCAGGCAGCGGTCCGCCATCCCGCGTACCGGCCGGCCGCCGATGATCGGCGAGATCCCGAGCACCGGTGCGGGGCCGCCGACCAGCGCCTCCCGCAACCCGGGCACGGCCAGGATCGGGGCGATGCTCACCACCGGGTTGCTGGGGGCGAGCAGGACGACGTCGGCCGCCCCGATCGCGTCCAGGACGCCGGCCGCCGGTTTCGCCGACTCGGCGCCCACGAAGACGAACCGGTGCGCCGGCAGCTCACCCCGGTACCGCACCCACCACTCCTGGAAGTGGATGGCCCGCCGGCCGCCGTCGAGGTCCACCACGACGTGCGTCTCCATCCGGTCGTCGGTGGCGGGCAGCAGCCGTACGCCGGGCTGCCAGCGCGCGCACAGCGCCTCGGTCACGGCCGAGAGCGGATAACCGGCGTCCAACATGGTGGTCCGGACCAGGTGGGTGGCCAGGTCCCGGTCGCCCAGGCCGAACCAGGTCGGCTCGGCGCCGTACGCCGCCAGCTCCTCCTTCACCGCCCAGGTCTCCCCGGCGCGACCCCAACCGCGTTCGGGGTCGGCGCCGCCGCCCAGGTGGTACAGCACACTGTCCAGGTCCGGACAGATCCGCAGGCCGTGCAGCCGGATGTCGTCGCCCACGTTCACCACGGCGGTGACCTCCCCGCCGGCCTCGGCCGCGTACGACCGGACGCCGGCCAGGAATCGGGCGCCGCCGATACCCCCCGCCAATACCACGATGCGCATGGCCCCATCCTCGCCTACGTCACGTTTGCGAGGGGGTGTCGGCGGGGGAGACTAGGCTCACCGACGCCGTCGCCCGCACCGCTCGATGGGAGGATTCTTGACCAGTCAGCCCGGTCCGGGGCCGCATCCCGCGCCCACGGCCAGCCAGCTGACCAGGCCGCTGCGTGAGCTAGCCGCACTCGTCCTGGTCGGGGCGGACGCCCTGCTGCTCTTTGTCGCGCTGCTCGACCTGCTGATCCCGGCCGACAACGGACCGCGGTTCACCAGCCGGGCCGGCAGCGGCTTCTTCGACTTCGTGGGGATCACCGCGATCGTGCTGCCGGTGCTGGCGGTGCTGCTCGCGACCCACCTCACGCCGCCGGTCGGCCGGGCCAGGCTGGTCACCCAGGCCGCGGTGGCCGAGTACGCGTTCTCCGCGTTCTTCGGCGTGGTGTGCTTCTTCGGCTGGCTGGTCGGCAGCCTGGCCAATGGGGTGTTCCGGGGCGTATTCACCGGCTTCCTGACCCGGATCGCGTTCATGGCGATCTTCGCGGTGGCCGCGTTCGTGGTCTACCGGGTCTGGCGTGCGCTCTACTACACCCCGCGGCCGAAGCGGGAGCCGGGCGTGTACGGCCGGCCGCAGCCGGCACCGCCGGGTGGCTACCCGCCGCCGGGTTCGTCCGCTCCGGGTGGCCAGCCGCAGCCAGGCGGGTCCGCTCCGGGTGGCTACCCGCCGCCGGGGCCGTACGGGCCGGCTGGCCAGCCGCAGCCCGGAGCACCCGGCTACCCGCAGCCCGGAGCACCCGGCTACCCGCAGCCCGGAGCGTCCGGCTACCCACAGTCCGCGGCGCCCGGCTATCCGCCGCCCGGTGGGTACGGTCCGGCCGGCCACCCGGGCGGTGCGCCCGCACCGGCCCAGCCGCCGGCCGGTTGGCCGCAGCAGTCCTGGCCGGCACCGGGAATTCCCGCGCCGGGAAGCCCGGTGTCGTCGGGAAGCCCCGTGTCGTCCGGGCCGGGGTCGTCGGGGCCGGGGCCGTCGAGCCCCGTGTCGGGCGGCCCGGCATCGGCGAGGCCGGTCTCCGGAAGCCCGGCCT is a genomic window containing:
- the cofD gene encoding 2-phospho-L-lactate transferase, whose product is MRIVVLAGGIGGARFLAGVRSYAAEAGGEVTAVVNVGDDIRLHGLRICPDLDSVLYHLGGGADPERGWGRAGETWAVKEELAAYGAEPTWFGLGDRDLATHLVRTTMLDAGYPLSAVTEALCARWQPGVRLLPATDDRMETHVVVDLDGGRRAIHFQEWWVRYRGELPAHRFVFVGAESAKPAAGVLDAIGAADVVLLAPSNPVVSIAPILAVPGLREALVGGPAPVLGISPIIGGRPVRGMADRCLAALDVPCTAAAVGGMYGPRGDGGVLDGWLVDPVDDPAPVPGVRVGAAPLWMTDEAATAAMVRAALELL